The genomic segment CCGGCAGCGCCGTTGGGATCGCCAGATCAAACATCGGCAGGGTAAAGGTTTCAGCGTTATCGAGAGAACCATCCAGAATGGCATCAATAATGGCGCGCGTATCCTGAATTGAGATGCGTTTGCCCGTTCCATTCCAGCCGGTGTTCACCAGGTACGCCTGCGCACCGGATGCCTGCATGCGTTTGACCAGCACTTCTGCGTACTGGGTCGGGTGCAGCGACAGGAACGCCGCGCCAAAACAGGCGGAGAAGGTTGGCGTTGGCTCTGTCACGCCGCGCTCGGTACCGGCCAGTTTGGCGGTAAAACCAGACAGGAAATGGTACTGCGTCTGGTTGGCGGTCAGACGAGAAACCGGTGGTAACACGCCGAACGCATCTGCGGTGAGGAAAATCACCTTCGTTGCATGACCCGCCTTCGACACCGGTTTAACGACATTATCGATGTGATAGATAGGGTAGGACACGCGAGTATTTTCGGTTTTGGACGCGTCGTCAAAGTCAATGGTACCATCGGCTCGCACGGTGACGTTTTCCAGCAGCGCATCGCGACGAATGGCGTGGAAGATATCCGGCTCTGCCTCTTCAGACAGACGAATCGTTTTCGCGTAGCAGCCACCTTCAAAGTTAAACACACCGTCATCATCCCAGCCGTGCTCGTCATCGCCAATCAAACGACGCTTAGGATCGGTAGAGAGGGTCGTTTTGCCGGTGCCGGAGAGGCCAAAGAATACCGCGACATCTCCTTTCTCACCGACATTGGCTGAACAGTGCATGGAGGCGATTCCGCGCAGCGGCAGCAGGTAGTTCATCACTGAGAACATCCCTTTCTTCATCTCGCCGCCGTACCAGGTGCCGCCAATAAGCTGGATACGCTCGGTCAGGTTGAAGGCAATGAAGTTTTCAGAGTTCATGCCCTGCTCTTTCCACTGTGGGTTAGTGCATTTCGCACCGTTCATCACGATGAAATCAAGGGTGAAATCCTGTAGCTCTTCGTCGGTGGGACGAATAAACATGTTTTTCACGAAATGCGCCTGCCAGGCCACTTCGGTGATAAAACGCACGGAAAGCCGGGTGTCGGCGTTAGCGCCACAGAACGCATCAATAATAAACAGGCGCTTGCCGGAGAGTTGGTGGGTAACGAGATCTTTCAGATGCTGCCAGGTGTCTGGGGAGAGCGGTTTGTTATCGTTCTTCCCTTTGCCCTTATCCGCCCACCACA from the unidentified bacterial endosymbiont genome contains:
- the pckA gene encoding phosphoenolpyruvate carboxykinase (ATP); amino-acid sequence: MRVTGLTPQDLKAYGIQDAQDVIYNPDYDTLYQEELNPALEGYERGVLTNLGAIAVDTGIFTGRSPKDKYIVRDDTTRDTLWWADKGKGKNDNKPLSPDTWQHLKDLVTHQLSGKRLFIIDAFCGANADTRLSVRFITEVAWQAHFVKNMFIRPTDEELQDFTLDFIVMNGAKCTNPQWKEQGMNSENFIAFNLTERIQLIGGTWYGGEMKKGMFSVMNYLLPLRGIASMHCSANVGEKGDVAVFFGLSGTGKTTLSTDPKRRLIGDDEHGWDDDGVFNFEGGCYAKTIRLSEEAEPDIFHAIRRDALLENVTVRADGTIDFDDASKTENTRVSYPIYHIDNVVKPVSKAGHATKVIFLTADAFGVLPPVSRLTANQTQYHFLSGFTAKLAGTERGVTEPTPTFSACFGAAFLSLHPTQYAEVLVKRMQASGAQAYLVNTGWNGTGKRISIQDTRAIIDAILDGSLDNAETFTLPMFDLAIPTALPGVDTRILDPRSTYGSPEQWREKAESLAKLFIENFEKYTDTPAGAALVSAGPKL